The Aerosakkonema funiforme FACHB-1375 genome includes a region encoding these proteins:
- a CDS encoding type I restriction endonuclease subunit R, protein MPHPDSEEALELATIALFEQLGYTTANCYYEKIGTNNTLGRETKSEVILISKLRPSLEKLNPTLPTEAINLAIEELTRDRSALSLANANRETYKLLKDGVKVTYRNSDNEEITETVQIINWKTPTENNFFLASQFWVSGEMYTRRADLIGFVNGIPLLFIELKAHHKRLDLAYRNNFCDYRNTIPQLFWYNGIVILSNGTDSRIGSVTANWEHFAEWQKINSEGEEGIISLDTIIRGTCEKTKLLDIIENFTLFSEEKGQIIKLVAKNHQYLGVNNAIAAVKQIRQNQGRLGVFWHTQGSGKSFSMQFFSQKVHRQIPGNWTFVIITDRDDLDNQIYKNFAKTGAVTEPEKEVRAKSGEHLKQLLQEDHRYIFTLIQKFHTKKDEKYPKLSDRDDVIVIADEAHRSQYDIFAKNMRQALPNAGFIGFTGTPLIIGEEATKREFGDYISIYNFKQSIEDNATVPLYYENRIPQLQLTNTELNENITEAIESADLEEEEENKLEREFAREYHLITREERLEAIAQDIVTHFLGRGHQGKAMVISVDRFTAVKMYDKVRGYWQQHLTTLQRQLDSAEAIEREPLEAAIQYMQATDMAVIISQSQNEVEAFRKKGLEIQSHRKRLVNEDLDEKFKDAENPLRIVFVCAMWMTGFDVPSCSTIYLDKPMRNHTLMQTIARANRVFKDKVNGLIVDYIGVFRDLQKALAIYGSASGGGVEEGDTPVQAKAALVEELRKAISETTAFCTERGIDLEKLQPAVGFERIKLISDAVEAILINDESKQRYLALVRNVTKLYKAILPDAAADDFTSVQYLFTMIGDRIRSLTPAVDISEVKATVEEILDQSIGTLEYVIPESEPIIDLSQIDFEALKAKFASGYKRTEAEKIKGAISTKLTQMVKLNKSRMNYLNKFQQMIDEYNAGCRNIETFFQDLVEFAQELNVEDKRAISENLAEEELAILDLLTKPDINLTEKEKQEVKKVAQELLETLKREKLVLDWRKRQRTRAAVQVTVEEILDKLPPSYSAELYEQKCQEVYQHVYDAYFGQGRSIYSSAA, encoded by the coding sequence ATGCCTCACCCCGACTCAGAAGAAGCCCTAGAACTCGCAACCATCGCCCTATTTGAACAACTCGGCTACACCACCGCTAATTGCTACTACGAAAAAATCGGTACAAACAACACATTAGGACGAGAAACCAAATCAGAAGTCATCCTCATTTCCAAACTTCGCCCATCCCTAGAAAAACTCAACCCCACCCTCCCCACCGAAGCAATTAACCTCGCCATTGAAGAACTCACTCGCGACAGAAGCGCCTTAAGTCTCGCCAACGCCAACCGCGAAACTTACAAACTACTCAAAGATGGCGTGAAAGTCACCTACCGCAACAGCGACAACGAAGAAATCACCGAAACAGTCCAAATCATCAACTGGAAAACCCCAACAGAAAACAACTTTTTCCTCGCTTCTCAATTCTGGGTATCCGGCGAAATGTACACCCGCCGCGCTGATTTAATCGGCTTTGTAAACGGTATTCCCCTATTATTTATCGAACTAAAAGCCCATCACAAACGCTTAGATTTAGCTTATCGTAACAACTTCTGCGATTATCGAAACACCATTCCCCAACTCTTCTGGTACAACGGAATTGTCATCCTCTCCAACGGTACAGATAGCCGTATCGGTAGCGTCACCGCCAATTGGGAACACTTCGCGGAATGGCAGAAAATCAACTCAGAAGGCGAAGAAGGTATCATCTCCCTCGATACCATCATTCGGGGAACCTGCGAGAAAACTAAATTATTGGATATCATCGAAAATTTCACTTTATTTAGCGAAGAAAAAGGTCAAATTATCAAACTCGTTGCCAAAAATCACCAGTATCTCGGTGTCAACAATGCCATTGCAGCCGTTAAACAAATTCGCCAAAATCAAGGACGCTTAGGCGTATTCTGGCACACCCAAGGCAGCGGGAAAAGCTTCTCAATGCAGTTCTTTTCCCAAAAAGTTCACCGCCAAATTCCCGGTAACTGGACATTTGTAATTATCACCGACCGAGACGATTTAGACAACCAAATTTATAAGAATTTCGCTAAAACTGGCGCAGTCACCGAACCGGAAAAAGAAGTGAGGGCGAAAAGTGGCGAACATTTAAAACAACTCTTACAAGAAGACCACCGTTATATTTTTACTTTAATTCAAAAATTCCACACTAAAAAAGATGAAAAATATCCTAAACTTTCCGACCGCGATGATGTAATTGTCATCGCCGATGAAGCCCACCGCAGCCAATATGATATCTTTGCTAAAAATATGAGACAGGCTTTACCCAATGCCGGATTTATCGGCTTTACGGGTACGCCTTTAATCATCGGAGAAGAAGCAACTAAACGAGAGTTTGGCGATTATATCAGTATCTACAATTTCAAACAATCCATCGAAGATAACGCCACCGTTCCGCTATATTATGAAAACCGCATTCCGCAATTACAACTAACCAATACAGAACTGAATGAAAATATTACCGAGGCGATTGAATCTGCCGATTTAGAGGAGGAAGAAGAAAACAAACTAGAACGCGAATTTGCACGGGAATATCATTTAATTACCCGTGAAGAAAGGTTAGAAGCGATCGCCCAAGATATAGTAACTCACTTTTTAGGGAGAGGACACCAAGGTAAAGCAATGGTTATCTCCGTTGACCGCTTTACTGCTGTTAAAATGTACGACAAAGTACGGGGATACTGGCAACAACATTTAACCACCTTGCAACGCCAATTAGACAGCGCAGAAGCCATAGAACGAGAACCCCTGGAAGCTGCGATTCAATATATGCAAGCCACCGATATGGCGGTGATAATTTCTCAATCTCAGAATGAAGTAGAAGCCTTTCGGAAAAAAGGTTTAGAGATTCAATCCCACCGGAAACGGTTAGTTAATGAAGATTTAGACGAGAAATTCAAAGATGCAGAAAACCCGCTGCGAATTGTGTTTGTTTGTGCGATGTGGATGACGGGGTTTGATGTCCCCAGTTGTTCCACAATCTATCTAGATAAACCGATGCGGAACCACACCCTGATGCAAACGATTGCGAGGGCGAATCGGGTGTTTAAAGATAAAGTAAATGGGCTAATTGTTGATTATATTGGCGTGTTCCGCGACTTGCAGAAGGCGTTGGCGATTTACGGTTCTGCTTCTGGGGGTGGGGTGGAAGAAGGGGATACCCCAGTACAGGCGAAGGCGGCGCTGGTGGAGGAGTTGCGGAAAGCAATCTCAGAAACGACTGCTTTCTGTACGGAACGGGGTATTGATTTAGAGAAATTGCAACCTGCGGTGGGATTTGAACGCATCAAGTTAATCTCAGATGCGGTAGAAGCGATTCTAATTAATGATGAATCCAAGCAGCGGTATTTGGCACTTGTTCGGAACGTAACCAAACTCTACAAAGCCATTCTGCCAGATGCGGCTGCTGATGATTTTACCTCAGTGCAGTATCTATTTACCATGATTGGCGATCGCATTCGTTCTTTGACACCAGCAGTGGATATCTCCGAAGTAAAAGCAACCGTTGAGGAGATTTTAGATCAGTCGATTGGTACTTTAGAATATGTTATCCCGGAATCGGAACCAATCATCGATTTGAGCCAGATTGATTTTGAAGCATTAAAGGCTAAGTTTGCCTCTGGTTATAAACGCACGGAAGCCGAAAAAATTAAAGGTGCAATTAGCACGAAGCTAACGCAGATGGTCAAGCTAAATAAAAGCCGGATGAATTATTTAAACAAATTCCAGCAGATGATTGATGAATATAATGCTGGCTGTCGCAATATCGAAACTTTCTTTCAAGATTTGGTGGAGTTTGCCCAAGAATTAAATGTAGAAGATAAACGGGCAATTTCTGAAAATCTGGCAGAGGAAGAATTAGCGATTTTGGATTTACTGACTAAACCAGATATTAATTTAACTGAAAAGGAAAAGCAGGAAGTTAAGAAGGTAGCGCAAGAGTTATTAGAAACGCTCAAGCGGGAGAAACTGGTGTTGGATTGGCGCAAGCGACAGCGAACCCGCGCTGCGGTACAGGTGACAGTTGAGGAGATTTTGGATAAGTTGCCGCCGAGTTATTCAGCCGAATTATACGAGCAGAAGTGCCAAGAGGTGTATCAGCACGTCTACGATGCTTATTTTGGGCAGGGAAGGAGTATTTATAGTAGTGCAGCTTGA
- a CDS encoding DUF3368 domain-containing protein, which produces MPNSERIVINTSPLIALVAALGDLTILQSLYTEVLVPLEVCQEILSGGSSNYAIAEFTAANWLQKQPSPLNISPLLLNSLDIGEASVIQLALNENIPTVCIDETVGRRIARLSGLSVTGSIGILLRVKQEGYPLSIKQSIQQMINQGIRLSTTVIEFALKQAGENN; this is translated from the coding sequence ATGCCTAACTCCGAAAGAATTGTGATTAACACTTCCCCGCTAATAGCCCTCGTCGCCGCCTTGGGTGACTTAACTATTTTGCAATCCCTTTATACAGAAGTATTAGTTCCTTTGGAAGTCTGCCAAGAAATTCTTAGCGGCGGTTCTAGTAACTATGCTATTGCCGAATTTACTGCTGCCAATTGGCTACAAAAACAGCCTAGCCCTCTGAATATTTCTCCTCTACTCCTCAACTCATTAGACATCGGCGAAGCATCGGTTATTCAATTAGCCTTAAATGAAAATATCCCAACAGTTTGTATTGATGAAACTGTCGGACGGCGCATTGCTAGATTAAGCGGTCTTTCCGTTACAGGTTCCATTGGTATTTTATTACGTGTCAAACAGGAAGGCTACCCTTTATCAATCAAACAATCGATTCAACAAATGATTAACCAAGGAATTCGATTAAGTACAACTGTAATTGAATTCGCCCTCAAACAAGCCGGAGAAAATAATTAA
- a CDS encoding UPF0175 family protein: protein MTYQLKIDYPETFPDALQQTKEQFEQEAKWAMAVKLFELKRLSSGMAAALIGVDRVTFLLKLKDYGIPMIDLTEEELLSDLENA from the coding sequence ATGACCTACCAACTCAAAATTGACTACCCAGAAACCTTCCCCGATGCCCTCCAACAAACAAAAGAACAATTTGAACAAGAAGCTAAATGGGCAATGGCAGTAAAACTATTTGAACTCAAACGCCTTTCTTCCGGTATGGCAGCAGCCTTAATTGGCGTAGATAGAGTTACATTTCTCCTCAAATTAAAAGATTACGGCATCCCCATGATTGACCTGACCGAAGAAGAACTACTATCTGATTTAGAGAATGCCTAA
- a CDS encoding restriction endonuclease subunit S, whose protein sequence is MNKTLKPGWSYKKLDELGFVGRGKSKHRPRNDPSLYGGEHPFIQTAEVTASEFYITKYSQTYSDLGLAQSKIWDKNTLCIVNAGENTAETAILKFKACFPDSIIGFIADSEKSDVRFIKYYLTTIKPQLRSITKGATQDNLSVSKLLSFDILTPPLPIQRKIAGILSTYDDLIENNMRRIKILEEMARSLYREWFVNFRFPGHQQVKMIDSELGLIPEGWEVVKIGDVAEVGRGSSPRPIADQKYFEGGTIPWIKIADATKSGKYLYETKQKVNEYGASFSRLLPKGSLIIAASGTLGYTQLLGVDGCIHDGWLYLINFNGVEKEYLYYLFREQQQFFYNSAYGAAIQNVNTMILREMKILLPPSHIQKKFKQIISNNDKLLDNLGRKNLNLRKTRDLLLPKLISGEIDVENLDINTGNIAA, encoded by the coding sequence GTGAATAAAACTCTAAAACCTGGTTGGAGTTATAAAAAACTTGATGAACTAGGATTTGTTGGAAGGGGGAAATCAAAACATCGCCCCAGAAATGATCCATCTTTGTATGGCGGAGAACATCCTTTTATCCAAACGGCTGAGGTTACAGCTAGTGAGTTTTATATTACGAAGTATTCGCAAACTTATAGTGATTTAGGACTAGCTCAAAGCAAAATATGGGATAAAAACACTCTTTGCATAGTCAATGCAGGTGAAAATACAGCAGAGACAGCTATTCTCAAATTTAAAGCTTGTTTTCCAGATAGCATTATTGGATTTATTGCTGACTCAGAAAAATCTGACGTTCGTTTTATTAAGTATTACCTAACTACAATTAAGCCCCAATTAAGAAGCATTACTAAAGGAGCAACTCAAGACAATCTTAGTGTTAGTAAATTATTGTCATTTGATATTCTTACTCCTCCTCTTCCAATACAGCGAAAAATTGCTGGTATTCTCTCAACTTATGATGACCTAATTGAAAACAATATGCGGCGGATAAAGATATTGGAAGAGATGGCGCGATCGCTCTACCGCGAGTGGTTCGTCAACTTCCGCTTCCCCGGACACCAACAAGTCAAAATGATTGATTCAGAATTGGGTCTAATTCCTGAAGGTTGGGAGGTTGTAAAAATTGGTGATGTAGCTGAAGTAGGTAGAGGTTCATCGCCCCGCCCTATTGCAGACCAAAAGTATTTTGAAGGCGGAACTATACCCTGGATAAAAATTGCTGATGCTACAAAATCTGGAAAGTATTTGTATGAAACAAAACAGAAAGTAAATGAATATGGAGCATCATTTAGCCGTTTACTTCCGAAAGGTTCATTAATTATAGCTGCTAGCGGCACTTTAGGATATACCCAACTGCTAGGCGTTGACGGATGTATACATGACGGCTGGCTCTATTTAATAAACTTTAACGGGGTTGAAAAAGAATATCTCTATTATCTTTTTCGCGAACAGCAGCAGTTTTTTTACAATTCCGCTTATGGAGCTGCTATTCAAAACGTTAACACAATGATTTTACGGGAAATGAAAATACTGCTTCCTCCTTCTCATATCCAGAAAAAATTTAAACAAATTATCTCTAATAACGATAAGTTGTTAGACAATTTAGGACGAAAAAACCTTAACCTCCGTAAAACCCGCGACTTACTCCTCCCTAAACTCATCTCCGGTGAAATAGACGTAGAAAACCTCGACATCAACACCGGAAACATTGCCGCCTAA
- a CDS encoding type II toxin-antitoxin system RelE/ParE family toxin, translated as MSRYIISPEASQDLDEISDYFLSRSLEAGERFVNGFEQKCKNLVKFPNMGRSYAEVEPSLRGIPLENYIILYRVIEDGVEIVRVVSGYRDLKSLFSESDED; from the coding sequence ATGAGTCGTTACATTATTTCACCAGAAGCGAGTCAGGATTTAGATGAGATTTCGGATTATTTTTTGAGCCGGAGTCTAGAAGCTGGCGAACGATTTGTGAATGGGTTTGAGCAGAAATGCAAGAACTTGGTTAAGTTTCCCAATATGGGGCGTTCTTATGCTGAAGTTGAGCCGTCGTTACGGGGGATTCCGCTTGAGAATTACATCATTCTTTATCGGGTAATTGAGGATGGGGTAGAAATTGTGCGGGTGGTGAGTGGATATCGCGATTTGAAATCGTTGTTTTCTGAGTCAGATGAGGATTGA
- a CDS encoding ribbon-helix-helix domain-containing protein, which translates to MNITFNPEEEQLIQEKLKSGKYATAYDVIVEALRLLEERDKEYEKWVEETREKVAIGIAQLDRGEGIDGEVVIARLRDKLKKAGENQA; encoded by the coding sequence ATGAATATCACGTTTAACCCGGAAGAAGAACAGTTAATTCAAGAAAAGCTCAAAAGTGGTAAATATGCAACGGCTTATGATGTCATCGTTGAGGCGTTACGGTTACTGGAAGAACGAGATAAAGAGTATGAAAAATGGGTGGAAGAAACCAGGGAAAAAGTAGCAATTGGCATAGCACAGCTTGATAGGGGGGAAGGGATTGATGGCGAGGTTGTGATTGCTAGATTGCGGGATAAGCTCAAAAAAGCTGGTGAGAATCAAGCATGA
- a CDS encoding type I restriction-modification system subunit M: MPANYTELEKRLWEAADELRANSKLKPSEYSVPVLGLIFLRYADYKFSLVERELAGVSTRRRSVGKLDYQAKGALYLTEKARFDYLLNLPEAEDIGTAINQAMKAIEDENEELKGILLKDYNRLEKPTLRELLKTFNRIKLAEIGEDAFGEIYQYFLSNFAQKEGQKGGEFFTPISVVKLIVEVIEPYHGLILDPACGAGGMFVQSAMRVSEKLGRDPNTAISVYGQEKTEGTVKLCQMNLAVHGVSGLRNIRQGNTYYEDIHNCVGQFDFVMANPPFNVDGVDKERLENDPRFPFVKPKVDNANYLWIQIFYSALNDTGRAGFVMANSASDARGSELEVRHQLIKTGAVDVMIAISSNFFYTVTLPCTLWFLDKGKAKTLRKEKVLFIDARHIYRQIDRAHREFTDEQVEFISNIVRLYRGEAPETKNGSQNLLDTNFPEGAYKDVAGLCRVATSGEIEAQGWSLNPGRYVGVAERPVEDFDFAEKLEELNEELEILNAEARELEERIAENVAQILGT, translated from the coding sequence ATGCCAGCAAACTATACCGAACTAGAAAAACGCCTCTGGGAGGCAGCAGACGAACTCCGGGCTAACTCCAAACTCAAGCCCTCGGAATACTCCGTACCCGTACTGGGGCTGATATTCTTGCGCTATGCCGATTATAAATTCAGTCTGGTGGAACGGGAATTAGCCGGGGTAAGTACCCGCCGCCGCAGTGTGGGCAAATTGGACTATCAAGCGAAAGGGGCGTTGTATTTAACCGAAAAAGCACGGTTTGATTATTTGCTGAATTTGCCAGAAGCCGAAGATATTGGCACGGCAATTAATCAGGCGATGAAAGCGATTGAAGATGAAAATGAAGAATTAAAGGGAATTTTACTCAAAGATTACAATCGGTTAGAAAAACCGACGCTACGGGAGTTATTGAAAACGTTTAATCGGATTAAATTAGCAGAAATTGGCGAGGATGCTTTTGGGGAAATTTATCAGTATTTTTTGAGTAACTTTGCCCAAAAAGAAGGACAAAAAGGCGGCGAGTTTTTTACGCCGATTTCTGTAGTTAAGTTAATTGTAGAAGTCATCGAACCTTATCACGGATTGATTCTCGACCCGGCTTGTGGGGCGGGGGGAATGTTCGTGCAAAGTGCGATGCGGGTGAGCGAAAAATTAGGACGTGACCCCAATACTGCTATTAGCGTTTACGGTCAAGAAAAGACGGAAGGAACGGTTAAACTGTGTCAGATGAACTTGGCGGTTCACGGAGTTTCTGGTTTGCGGAATATCCGCCAGGGGAATACTTATTATGAGGATATCCACAATTGCGTGGGGCAGTTTGATTTCGTGATGGCGAATCCACCGTTTAATGTGGATGGAGTGGATAAGGAACGATTGGAAAATGACCCCAGGTTTCCGTTTGTTAAACCGAAGGTAGACAATGCGAATTATCTTTGGATTCAGATATTCTACAGTGCTTTAAATGATACGGGACGGGCGGGATTTGTGATGGCGAATTCTGCCTCGGATGCGCGGGGTTCTGAATTGGAGGTTCGCCACCAGTTGATTAAAACTGGGGCAGTGGATGTGATGATTGCCATCAGTTCTAATTTCTTTTACACGGTAACGTTGCCTTGTACTTTGTGGTTTTTGGATAAGGGAAAGGCGAAAACACTGCGTAAGGAAAAGGTGTTATTTATCGATGCGCGGCATATTTACCGACAAATTGACCGCGCCCACCGGGAGTTTACCGACGAACAGGTGGAGTTTATTTCTAATATTGTTAGATTGTACCGAGGGGAAGCACCGGAAACGAAAAATGGCAGTCAAAATTTACTGGATACTAATTTTCCAGAGGGTGCTTATAAAGATGTGGCGGGATTGTGTCGGGTGGCGACAAGTGGTGAAATTGAAGCGCAGGGTTGGAGTTTGAATCCAGGGCGTTATGTGGGAGTGGCGGAACGTCCGGTGGAGGATTTTGATTTTGCGGAAAAATTGGAAGAATTGAATGAGGAATTGGAAATTTTAAATGCGGAGGCGAGGGAGTTAGAAGAACGAATTGCTGAGAATGTCGCGCAAATTTTGGGTACTTGA
- a CDS encoding coiled-coil domain-containing protein, translating to MDLKPLYAADLAAFLISIASSASGHYAIAIPSAVTGLGISSYLVAKVPSRREIEQLNQTKIIELETKLNELQSIHTWQQQLLESSEAKKLEEIQVLRESYESRLSADQKALQDLSESKNKEIALLKESEAYKLSELQQQLETEKAELELAFAAKIAQLDADLAATNQWRDNVLKLESDLKKFSEQLKLEEKALRLEEKRIRLDVRDERGQTKELLKNAQLEIQAQNVIIQKLQSEIVSLKEQNEQLFNELYTAKKPDADELVTQIQTALAQQGIQSEFISKRVIEGVERIYLKPTNYWEPSKLEIVAKILPGMVDIPQPTIQAKNGRIEVKIDRRDELDRIKDAPDNWLEILYKDAAKDGKNLAILGARGKGKTELAKNYCGLVVRKEPDCEVIYIQPKVDDYATFTINGKLFEPDYIGFESVTASNGVTIPSAYEGIIYLRKLYSERNSINQQCFADNKPCPKFNRVFFLIDELQLLLSREREFIEPDVIKSEKLRNGQTFGGKIIRDAISLGRSLGITVLALGQLPNVSVYGWNKNDLYQYITIFMSANIPQAASDYAPTKEEKNRILGDLELWRKRASADSSKDYYCYVRPMDKAGYLALLPFPGAYLD from the coding sequence ATGGATTTAAAACCTCTCTATGCGGCTGACTTAGCCGCTTTTCTTATCTCTATTGCCTCCAGCGCTAGCGGTCACTATGCCATAGCTATTCCCTCCGCCGTTACTGGCTTGGGAATTAGCAGTTACTTGGTTGCTAAAGTACCCAGTCGCCGGGAAATTGAGCAATTGAATCAAACCAAAATCATCGAGCTTGAAACCAAACTCAACGAACTGCAAAGTATCCACACTTGGCAACAGCAATTACTGGAATCTTCCGAGGCCAAGAAACTAGAGGAAATACAAGTTTTACGAGAGTCCTATGAATCTCGCCTCAGTGCTGACCAAAAAGCTTTACAAGACCTTTCAGAATCCAAAAATAAGGAAATCGCTCTCTTGAAAGAAAGCGAGGCTTATAAGCTCTCAGAACTGCAACAACAGCTAGAGACTGAAAAAGCCGAATTAGAACTGGCTTTCGCTGCCAAAATTGCTCAATTGGATGCTGATTTAGCAGCTACAAATCAGTGGCGAGATAATGTGCTTAAGTTAGAATCCGATTTAAAGAAATTCTCCGAACAATTGAAGTTAGAAGAAAAAGCGCTCAGGTTAGAAGAAAAGCGCATCCGGCTTGATGTACGCGACGAACGGGGGCAAACTAAAGAATTGCTCAAGAATGCTCAATTAGAAATCCAAGCCCAGAATGTAATTATCCAAAAACTCCAATCGGAAATCGTCAGTTTAAAAGAGCAGAACGAGCAGTTATTCAACGAACTATACACCGCTAAAAAGCCGGATGCTGATGAGCTAGTTACGCAGATTCAAACAGCATTAGCTCAACAAGGAATTCAATCAGAATTCATCTCAAAAAGAGTGATAGAGGGAGTAGAAAGGATTTACCTCAAACCAACTAATTACTGGGAGCCATCTAAATTAGAGATAGTGGCTAAGATTTTACCTGGAATGGTTGATATTCCTCAGCCGACAATCCAAGCTAAAAATGGGAGGATTGAGGTAAAAATCGATAGGAGGGATGAACTAGATAGAATTAAAGATGCGCCTGATAATTGGTTGGAAATCTTATACAAAGATGCTGCCAAAGATGGGAAGAATTTAGCCATCCTTGGAGCTAGGGGAAAAGGGAAAACAGAACTGGCTAAAAATTATTGTGGTTTAGTTGTTAGGAAAGAGCCAGACTGCGAAGTAATTTACATTCAGCCAAAAGTAGATGATTACGCCACTTTTACAATTAATGGGAAACTGTTTGAGCCTGATTATATTGGGTTTGAATCGGTAACTGCTAGTAACGGAGTAACTATCCCAAGTGCTTATGAGGGGATTATTTATCTGAGGAAGCTGTACTCAGAAAGAAATAGCATCAACCAACAATGTTTTGCCGATAATAAGCCGTGTCCGAAGTTCAATCGAGTTTTCTTCTTGATTGATGAATTGCAATTGCTATTGTCGAGGGAAAGGGAGTTTATTGAGCCGGATGTCATCAAATCTGAAAAGCTGAGAAATGGGCAGACATTCGGCGGTAAAATTATCAGAGATGCTATTAGTTTGGGGCGGTCGTTGGGGATTACAGTGTTGGCGTTAGGGCAATTGCCAAACGTGAGTGTTTATGGGTGGAATAAAAATGACCTTTACCAATACATTACTATTTTTATGAGTGCGAATATTCCCCAAGCAGCTAGCGATTATGCACCGACTAAGGAAGAGAAAAATAGGATTTTGGGAGATTTGGAATTGTGGCGGAAGCGAGCATCGGCAGATAGTTCCAAGGATTATTATTGCTATGTTAGACCGATGGATAAAGCAGGATATTTAGCGTTGCTTCCTTTTCCTGGAGCTTATTTGGATTAG